In Candidatus Electrothrix scaldis, the genomic window TTGAGCAACGGGAGGCAGCAGCCCAGGTGGCCATAGAGCGGCAGAATGCCCGCAAGGAAGAAGAACGCAAGAAGCGCATTATTGCCCAGGGTGAGGCGGAAAAGGCCGAGAAGCGGATTGAGCTGGAAAAAGCCCAGATTGAGCGGGTGATCGCGGCAGAGACTAAGGCCAAAGAGGCTCAGCAGGAGCAGAACCAGCGCGTCACCTCTGCCGAGACCCTGAAAAAAGAGTCGATGATTGAAAAAGAGCGCAAGGAAGTGGAATTGAAGACCGCCAAACTGGAGGCCCAGCGCATTGAGGCCCTTGCTGAGGCTGAGTCCAATAAACGGCGCAAGCTCATGCAGGCGGATAATGCCCTGGAAAAACGCCTGGAGGCCTTTGTTGAGGTATCCAAGGCCTATGCCGCAGCCTTGCAGGATAAGCAGCTGGTTCCTGGAGTGGTCATAAGCGGGGGAGGTAAAGACGGCGGTCAGCCCAACGCCACCGACCTGATCTCCTTGCTCACGGCCAAGGCGGCCAATGATCTGGGTGTTGCGGTGACAGCCAAGCAGCAGGCGGCGCCGTCTCCGGCGGTTTCACAGTAGATGCGGGTGCAGGAGCACGGCAGTGCCTTCTTGGGCCGGAGATGAATCTCTGTGCTCTTATCGGATGTCCCTTTGGAACAAGGTGCGTCCCCGTGAGAATGATTGATCTGAAGGACGTTCGCAGAAGAACATGCGGCTCAGTATGGAAATAATCTTTAGCGTATTATCTGGAATGAACAGCAGGACAAAAAGAGGTTACAATGGATCCGGAAGACGAACTCCCCATTGACGAAGAAGAGCTTATTGAAGTAGCCAAGAAGATTATTAAGACAATAACTGAAAATCCGAAGTTTGCGAACCTGCCGCTCCCCATATCAGAAATACAGAACTCGCTTGATAGTTTGATCAAGTCAAGGGAGGCGGAAGCCGCTATCTGCGAAGCGCAGAAGCAGGTCAGGGAGAAATTGCAGGCCGCCTGGGAGGATGTGTATTCTGCGCAGCGGAATATACGGGCATACAACAGGGAGCATGGCATACGCGACAGCAATGTCCCTTTGGTGGCATCCGGCATGCCCGGACTGGCTGAGCGTGTCTTTTCTCAACTCCCTGACCAGGATGACACCCTGCAGATTGCGAAGAAGGACAAAGACTGATAGCGCATTGTCTGAAAAGAGCAGCAGGGTTGAAGCGGGTGGAGCTGTAGGATTATCGCCCCTGATGGGACGATGCGAAGAGAGCCAGCTATTGCAGTAGCGGCTGTTCTTTTGGCAAAAGGAGACGTTCTTTTCTTGCGAGAGGTCTTTCTTTTGTAAAGAGAAGCTGTCCTTTCGTTAATAGTGGTCGTTCTCTTCTTGCGAGAGGTACTTCTCTTGTTAAGAGAGGTCGTTCTTTCGTTAAGAGTAGCGGTTCTCTTCTTGAAAGAGGCACTACTTTTTTAAAGAGAGGTACCTCTCTTGTCGCGAGAAGCTGTTCGTTTTTAAAAAGCGGCTCTTCTTTTCACGGGAGGAGAGGTTCCTGTTTGACGAGGAGCTGTGCTGTTGTTACGAAGAAGTTGCATTGCAAGGAATGTATCGCCTGTTGCGGACAAAGTGCCTTTGCTGCTGACAGGAGAACCTGAACCCAAAACACATGGAGGTTGCAATGATCGGAGGAAGTATACCCAAGTTACTACAGATCGCTGGTGAAACCAAAGAGGCCCTGGGCAAGATCAGCGCGGACCTGCCCGCTGATGTGTCGGTGGCAGAGATGACGGCTAAGATCGACGAGCTGGAAACTGCGATCAGTGAGTTGGACGCCGTGAATGCGGAGCGGACTCGCCTGGTCAATGTCAAGGGGGACAAAGCCGGGGGCTTGAGTGATTATCTTGTCCATGTGCGCACTTCGGTCAAGGCGGTCTGCGGCCCGGATTCCTCAGAGTACGATATGATCGGCGGGACGCGGTCGAGTGAGCGGAAGAAGCCGAAGAAGAAGGATAAGGAGGAGTGATGCTTTCCGGCCCGGAGAGGAGTCTCCGGGCTGTTATCGGATGTGTCTTGCGGGACAAAATACGTCCCGACTGGATGCTGCGAACATACAAAGAGGATACTATGGAACTGACGAAACTACGCTCACAGATTCACGCTCTGCCGCGCCGGGAGAAATATCTTCTCATCCAGTTGCTTGTACTGGATCTGGCACGGGAGGATTCTTTACAGACAGATGGACGTTCCGAAGATCAGAGCGATGGAATCATGGAGATGCCGAACGGGCAGGCGGTTGGCACATTTCTGGGAAGATGGAAAGGCTGTCTCAAAGGTGTTGATCCTGATGAAGCGAAACAAAGCTATCTGAGGGAGAAATATCAATGAATGTCCTGTTGGACACCAATGTTGTCCTTGACTTTGTGCTTGATCGACAGCCGTTCGCCAAGGCGGCGGAACTGGTGCTTGAGACGGCCAAGTGCCGCCCGATTCAATTCTATCTGTCCGCGACCACCATCACTGATTTGTTTTATATTGCCGCCAAAGCGAAAGGAAAGACCTTCTCACTGGCATTGATCAGGGATTTGCTGGAGTTTGTCGAGATCGCTGCTGTGGATAAGACGGTGATTCTTGACGCGCTTCACTCCGGGCAGCCTGATTTTGAAGACGCTGTGCAGGTAGAAGCTGCAAAACAGGCCGCAGTCAGTGTCATCGTTACAAGAAACGAGGCGGATTTTGTCGGAGCGGGGATTGATGTCTGCTGTCCTGATGAATTTCTGCGACGTTATAGATGATTGATGATCCGATTGTAGAAGAGATACGGCGTTTTCGCAGAGAACACGCAGCGCGATACGGGAACAATCTTCAGCGTATTGCCGAGGCATTGCGGGAGAAGGAGCGGCTGTCTGATCGGGTGCGCTTGAATCTGGGGCCGAAGGGGTTGGATGAGAAGGTGTTGGGGAAGAAGGCGCAGAGATGAATTTCCGGGCTATTATTGGATGTTCTTTGTGGGGTACACGTCCTATAGGGGAATGAGGAAAGTAGCTGGGTGCTTCAGCGGTAGGCTGAGGTTTCAAGAAAAGTGACGGTATAATAAGGGTAAAAGGTTAAGTTTTGTCAAAGTGCAATCATGATAATGTGCATTGTATCAATCAGTTCGAATTGATTCGCAAGTATGAGTGTGTTGATTGCGGTACAGTAATGATGTGTGCTTGTGATAAGGAAATAGGTGAGAAGTTTTTAGCCCATCAACTTGTTTATGGCAAAAGACTGCGAAACGCAGCAACGAGTAAAAGTTCAAGAAGGTTTTGTCGATAATATTTGTGAAGAATGTCGAGGGTTGCCTCCCACTCCATATCCTGTAGCCTCTATAGTCGGTCGTACCACAAAGATTAAACGTTATTATTGGCGTGAGTTAGCGTTTCGTGAATATGAACTGTACGAAGAGCTTGGAGGGCGTCCAGAAAATTATACTTATGAGTTGGGCAACAAAGAATCCAAAATCATCTGTAAAGCCCAAACTCAAGCATTGGCTGATATAAAGGCTCTACATGCAGCTAAACCAAAGTACCATTATGATGAAGAGTCGAATGACTCTTTTATCAAACGAATGGGTGTCTATGTTCGCGAGGTGCAGGGCGTTTGCGCTAAAGATAACAATAGTCGCAAAGCAAAGATTGTTTATGATGACAGGTTGCTGACCGTCGAGCAATATGCCAAGAAAATATACGAAGACTTAGGTTATCAAGTCCTTTTTTCAGAAAGCGTCCCGTTTCATGCTCTGTTCGGCATTTATACATGGATGTTGATTCAAGATCCCTTTGACTCTGAAGTACGTATGGCAGGGTTTGGAGAGCGGTCAGCTTATGAAAAAGATCGTTCAAATAATCTTATATGGGTTCCTTTGCCGTCTGATTTTGGGACAAGTGGCTATGCGGAACGTAGGAAAGAGAAAATAAAAGCACATCTGTCTTACATTAACCATGAGGATACAGAAGAGCTTCTCTGGCTTTTTGACTACTGGACTACATATAGTGAAGGACTAAGACAATACTTATGGGCTCATAAACATGAACACGTTCAAGTCGCAAGGAAAATAGTCGAAGTCCTAGAGCCGTATGCCACGTTAGGGATTATTGAGTATCTCTTAGGTGATTACTGGGGTAGATATCTAGGGTGGCCGGATATGCTTGTCTTTAATGATGATGGTTACTTGTTTGTCGAAGTAAAATTATCCAAAGATAAACTTTCGGATGAGCAGCGGCACTGGATTGAAGAAAACGATAAGCAATTGCATTTACCGTTTGAAATTTTAAAAATTAATCGTGTTATAGCCTAACAAATAAATCATGAAAGCTTTCTGTCCGAGCGAAGAAAGGAAGGAAATGAGGGCTGATAGCGAGTAGAATGTACAGTAGCCTAATATCACTCTGGACTGGCACCCAAGCTCTGCTTGCGCACAGACACCGTGAAGCTCCGCCTCAAACAAAAAGCAGAGCTTCAGGAATACGTGCTCCCAAGCTGGAGCTTGGGAGCCAGAAGAATACGAGGTAAACAAGTATGCATTCCATAACCATTAATATCAGCAATGAGAAATTGGTCGAAAAAGTTCTATGGTTCCTCAATTTTCTCAAAAAAGATGGATTGGAAATAGTCTCAAGAGAAGATATGGATGACCTCAAGCTGTTGAGAGCTACAAGAGATGAGGAATCTATTCCATTTGAAGATGCCGGAACAATCTTAACGAGGATTGTCTATGCAGACATTATCAATACCGTACATCGATGATCTTTTAGTTTCCTCTGGGCAATCGAAAGAACGCCTTGAGCAGGAATTGCGTTTTTTGTTGGCTGTGAAACTGTTCGAGTTAAGACGCCTTTCCGTGGGCAAGGCAGCGCAGCTGTGCGGAATGGGAAAGCTGGATTTTATGGACGAACTCGGGCGAATGGGGATACCGGTGATTAATCTTGATGATGAGCAGATCCGGGATGAGTTACAAAATGCGTGATGTGGCGGCAGTTGCCGACAGCGGGCCGTTAATTTTTCTTGCCCGGATTGATCTGCTCAACTTGCTGCCGAAATTATTTGACGAGATTCTCATTCCGCCGGAAGTACGAGATGAAGTAATGGTCCGTGGCCGGAATCGTCCAGGAGCCTACGTAGTCAGTCAGGCGAAATGGCTCACTGTTCAGGCTCCTAATCCTCAATTGGTCAAGCCCTTGAGTATTCTTGTTGATGCTGGTGAAGCAGAGGCTATTGCTTTGGCGCAGACCACGGAAGATTGTACAGTGCTGTTGGATGATTTACGGGCCAGGAAGGTTGCTCAACGGCTTGATATTAAGCAGATCGGTACGGTTGGCTTGTTGCTTAGGGCTAAAAAAAGGGGATTGCTGGAGACGATTAAGCCGCATCTTGCAGCTCTGATGGAAAGCGGCATTTATATTCGCAAGGAGTTAGTCGAAGCTGTTTTGAAGGAAGCTGGAGAGGGTGTGTAGCCCATGAAACCTTTTCCGCAATGGACAAGAGAAGAGATTGAAGACGAGTTCAGCCTGTGTGCTGACCGACAGTACGGGTTACTCCAGGAATGGCTTGCCGTGTCTCCGTCCTTTACTGATACTGAACAGCAAACCCTGCGCACTCTCTCTCAGACGCTGTTGACCCATGTCCATGACTGGAATGAAGAGGAGCTGAAGGTCTATTTCATTGCATCGCTCCTCAATATGGTGAACTTTTATCAGCCTTCGTACCGCCCTTTTCTTGAACGTGAGTTGAGCGTTGAATATGCGGACGGAAAGCGGCTGTGGGGCATTGTTGATTTTCTTGTTGCCTCGGGCAGGCAGGCTCCCAAGCAGCCTTTCTTTTTTTTGCATGAATATAAGAAGGAATTGGATAGTTCCAATGATCCGCTGGGACAGCTGCTGGCGGAGATGGTCGCGGCCCAAGCTGCAAATGCTCGTGCGCAGCCTGTCTACGGGGCCTATATTATCGGTCGGCATTGGTACTTTGTCCTCCTTGATGGGCAAGTCTATGCGGAAAGTCTGGCCTATGATGCGACAAAAGAGGCGGAGATTGTGCAGATAGCTGCTATACTGCGAAGAACTAAGGAGGTTATTGATGAGCTGGTTTGCTCTGGTGCTCAAACAGTACAATCCCTTTAAAGTTAAGCAGAATACCTTGTCCTATCTCGTCCTAGCCAGAAAGCCGTTGTCCGAACCTTGCAAAACGGCTTATGAGTTCTGACCACATGAAGAGTATGCTGCTGTTACGCGAAGACGAACGTTCCTATGGAACGCGCTGTTCCGGTGCCTTGCTCAAAGAAACCCCGCAGCGTTACCGGCTGATTGATCTCTTCGCCGGAGCTGGCGGCATGTCATTAGGGTTTTCCGAGTCGTTCGGACAGCCCTTTCAATCGGTTTGGGCGAATGACTGTAATCAGTTTTGTGTTGATACATATAATGAGAACTTCGGGCCGCACTGTGTTGCCGGTGATCTTGCGGAAATACTGAAAGACGATCAGATCAGGATTCCTCAAGCTGACGTGGTGATAGGAGGCCCTCCCTGCCAGGGCTTCAGTCTGTTGAACAAGAATCGGGCTGATGACCCTCGGAAGGAACTCTGGCGTCCTTTCTTGCAAGTTGTTGAGCAATGCGGGGCCTCAGTCTTTGTTATGGAGAACGTGCCACAGCTACTTGGTACCTTTGAACATGGGGAAATTGTCGGGATGGCGCAAGCCCTCGGCTTTAAAGTCTATCAGGAGAAGCTGATAGCTGCTGACTATGGTGTTCCACAGACTCGTACCAGGGCATTTATCATCGGGTGTACTTTTGCAGATCCCTCAATGCTCTTTCCTCCGAGAAAAACGCATTGCAACCCGAACGGAAAGAGCAAGCAGCTGTTGCTGCCGTTTGAGAAGCAGGAGTTTTTATCTTCTCCTCAACATTGGAAAACGGTACGAGATGCGATTAAGGATCTTCCTCCGCCTGAAGGGACGGAAATCAGAGAAACAGCTCCGCCGCTTGATTTGCATTTCGGAAGAAATCCTACCGAACTCAGCCGAAAAAGATACAGGGCTATTCCGCAGGAGGGAATGAACCGCTTTGATTTACAGCGAGTCGCTCCCGAATTAACTCCGAAATGCTGGATCAAGAAGAAATCTGGAGGTACGGATTTGTTTGGGCAGCTCTGGTGGGATCGACCTTCAGTGACGATACGGACAGAGTTTTTTAAGCCGGAAAAAGGTCGTTACCTGCACCCGGAGCAGCATCGCCCGATTACTCATCGGGAGGCGGCACGGTTTCAAAGTTTCCCGGACAGCTTTCGTTTTACCGGGTCGAAAATTGAAATTGCCAAACAGATCGGCAATGCGGTTCCTCCATTGCTTGCGGCAAGGGTGGCTGATATAGTCAGGGTATTGCTGGACAGCAGGGTTGAGACATGAAAGCGGAAGAGATACGAAAACAGCTGCTGGAGTTGTTGATAGATTTTGAAGATGAATTGCGCTCTGATAATCTGCGGCAGAAGGTACTGTCCCTTGTTCCATGCTATCATCAGTTGCGCGACCTGGGGAAATCCCTCATTCCTGCTGAAGAGGCCCGCAGTGCCCGCGACAGGATACTGCATTATTTCTTGAAATACCAAGGAGTGATCATCAGCGGAGATGAACTGCTTGTTGTCTCGGGCATTCAGGAATATGCTCGGAGGATACGTGAGTTGAGAGTCCAATTCGGCTGGTCGATAGCGAGCGGCCTGACAGCTACGCAGATGGCGGAAGAAAATGAGTTTCCTCTTGTAGATATTGATGCAGCAGCGATGGGGACTTCGGACTATATTGTCACGCTCTGCACTGTTTGTCATGATGATATCCATCGTAAAAAATAGGGAATAAAAAGAAGCTGCCGTGTCCTACCTCGTCCTCGCCAGAAAATCCCGACCCCAGACCTTGTTCCGGGGAGCCCAGGTGGTCGGCCAGAAAGCCGTTGCCCGTACCCTGCAAAATAGGTTAGAGCAGAGTAAGAACAATCAGGAGGAACAGTGAGTCCATTGAAAAAATATCTGATTCTCTTTGCCCCAGTGATTTTTTCCACTGTTGCTCAGCTCCTGCTAAAGCAGGCAGCCTTAAAGGAATG contains:
- a CDS encoding PIN domain-containing protein, which codes for MNVLLDTNVVLDFVLDRQPFAKAAELVLETAKCRPIQFYLSATTITDLFYIAAKAKGKTFSLALIRDLLEFVEIAAVDKTVILDALHSGQPDFEDAVQVEAAKQAAVSVIVTRNEADFVGAGIDVCCPDEFLRRYR
- a CDS encoding VRR-NUC domain-containing protein, with amino-acid sequence MAKDCETQQRVKVQEGFVDNICEECRGLPPTPYPVASIVGRTTKIKRYYWRELAFREYELYEELGGRPENYTYELGNKESKIICKAQTQALADIKALHAAKPKYHYDEESNDSFIKRMGVYVREVQGVCAKDNNSRKAKIVYDDRLLTVEQYAKKIYEDLGYQVLFSESVPFHALFGIYTWMLIQDPFDSEVRMAGFGERSAYEKDRSNNLIWVPLPSDFGTSGYAERRKEKIKAHLSYINHEDTEELLWLFDYWTTYSEGLRQYLWAHKHEHVQVARKIVEVLEPYATLGIIEYLLGDYWGRYLGWPDMLVFNDDGYLFVEVKLSKDKLSDEQRHWIEENDKQLHLPFEILKINRVIA
- a CDS encoding UPF0175 family protein, translating into MQTLSIPYIDDLLVSSGQSKERLEQELRFLLAVKLFELRRLSVGKAAQLCGMGKLDFMDELGRMGIPVINLDDEQIRDELQNA
- a CDS encoding DUF3368 domain-containing protein; amino-acid sequence: MSYKMRDVAAVADSGPLIFLARIDLLNLLPKLFDEILIPPEVRDEVMVRGRNRPGAYVVSQAKWLTVQAPNPQLVKPLSILVDAGEAEAIALAQTTEDCTVLLDDLRARKVAQRLDIKQIGTVGLLLRAKKRGLLETIKPHLAALMESGIYIRKELVEAVLKEAGEGV
- a CDS encoding DNA cytosine methyltransferase, which produces MKSMLLLREDERSYGTRCSGALLKETPQRYRLIDLFAGAGGMSLGFSESFGQPFQSVWANDCNQFCVDTYNENFGPHCVAGDLAEILKDDQIRIPQADVVIGGPPCQGFSLLNKNRADDPRKELWRPFLQVVEQCGASVFVMENVPQLLGTFEHGEIVGMAQALGFKVYQEKLIAADYGVPQTRTRAFIIGCTFADPSMLFPPRKTHCNPNGKSKQLLLPFEKQEFLSSPQHWKTVRDAIKDLPPPEGTEIRETAPPLDLHFGRNPTELSRKRYRAIPQEGMNRFDLQRVAPELTPKCWIKKKSGGTDLFGQLWWDRPSVTIRTEFFKPEKGRYLHPEQHRPITHREAARFQSFPDSFRFTGSKIEIAKQIGNAVPPLLAARVADIVRVLLDSRVET